The uncultured Desulfobulbus sp. genome window below encodes:
- a CDS encoding ATPase yields the protein MLLADFGTSYCKIFEPEQDNEPRIVATRSLARDFKADLATGHNAARRSFKSINELTALARGGRSIIQEEDFVLLDCGSRDIKFVRFTGGEVVDMGWNAECGASMGFTIELLATYYQIDYTTLPVPSTGFSITCGVLGMSHIFDAVVSGASEAEAVAKFVRGIALNAYRFAKEPEQLYLSGGLCDNPLFVRSFPCEVHPLGRFVLLEGLLSTLKKENAPATGRV from the coding sequence ATGCTTTTGGCAGATTTTGGCACCTCATACTGCAAAATATTTGAGCCTGAACAAGATAACGAACCCCGTATTGTGGCCACCCGTTCACTCGCTCGCGATTTCAAGGCAGATCTTGCCACTGGGCACAATGCCGCGCGCCGAAGCTTCAAAAGCATTAATGAGCTAACAGCACTCGCACGTGGGGGAAGGTCAATTATTCAGGAGGAGGACTTTGTCCTCCTGGACTGTGGGAGCCGCGATATCAAGTTTGTTCGTTTTACAGGTGGCGAGGTGGTGGATATGGGTTGGAATGCGGAGTGTGGCGCCTCAATGGGATTCACCATTGAACTGCTGGCCACTTACTACCAGATCGATTACACCACCCTCCCCGTTCCCAGCACCGGTTTTTCCATCACCTGTGGGGTTCTAGGGATGAGCCATATCTTTGATGCCGTCGTATCTGGGGCCTCAGAGGCCGAGGCTGTGGCAAAATTCGTGCGCGGTATTGCCCTCAACGCCTACCGTTTTGCTAAAGAGCCGGAACAGCTGTATCTCTCTGGAGGATTATGCGACAACCCGCTTTTTGTGCGCAGCTTTCCCTGTGAGGTGCATCCTTTAGGGCGCTTTGTTCTGCTTGAAGGGTTGTTGTCTACATTGAAAAAAGAGAACGCTCCTGCAACAGGGAGGGTGTAG
- a CDS encoding FKBP-type peptidyl-prolyl cis-trans isomerase → MRLVMTGLLSVLLTTSAAWAADQPTELKTDDQKLSYVIGLDLGEYFKNLEENFDFEVINQGILDAYNGKKPLIAKDEADAIQKAFAQRQQQRQLNAQVSMIQKNRLAADTFLKENKTKEGVNETQSGLQYKVVKLGEGAKPLPTDTVKVNYKGTLLNGTEFDSSYKRNQPAVFQVNKVILGWQEALPLMPVGSTYELFIPPDLAYGDRGAPPVIEPGSMLKFEVELLEIVKPEESKPEAKPAQ, encoded by the coding sequence ATGAGATTAGTTATGACCGGATTGCTGTCAGTTTTGCTGACAACAAGTGCGGCCTGGGCTGCTGATCAACCCACTGAGCTGAAAACAGATGATCAGAAATTGAGTTATGTTATAGGACTTGATCTTGGCGAGTATTTTAAAAACCTTGAAGAAAATTTTGATTTTGAGGTTATCAATCAGGGAATTCTCGATGCCTACAATGGCAAAAAACCACTGATCGCCAAAGATGAGGCAGACGCCATTCAGAAGGCTTTTGCTCAGCGTCAACAGCAACGTCAGCTCAACGCGCAAGTGAGCATGATTCAAAAAAACAGGTTGGCGGCGGACACCTTTCTCAAGGAAAATAAAACCAAAGAGGGCGTGAACGAGACCCAATCCGGCCTGCAGTATAAGGTCGTTAAACTGGGTGAAGGGGCAAAACCCCTGCCCACAGATACCGTTAAGGTCAACTACAAAGGGACCCTTTTAAACGGCACTGAGTTTGACAGTTCTTACAAAAGAAATCAGCCCGCTGTTTTTCAGGTCAACAAGGTCATTCTTGGTTGGCAGGAGGCTCTGCCACTCATGCCTGTTGGCTCAACCTATGAGCTTTTTATACCACCGGATCTTGCCTACGGTGATCGTGGAGCCCCTCCCGTGATTGAGCCCGGTTCCATGCTCAAGTTTGAGGTGGAGTTGCTGGAGATAGTGAAACCTGAGGAGAGCAAGCCAGAGGCAAAGCCAGCCCAGTAA